The following proteins are encoded in a genomic region of Drosophila willistoni isolate 14030-0811.24 chromosome 3R, UCI_dwil_1.1, whole genome shotgun sequence:
- the LOC6650306 gene encoding organic cation transporter protein, which yields MDFDRTLDKCGQFGRFQIVILLLYGYTNILGSLHYFSQTLITFTPEHWCAHDDLKDLTMDELRLVYFNISASSCTILDRVVNGTGIAAKDAKCTDWIFDYESDYKSITTELKWVCDQAHLPAVGQSFFFMGSVVGTIVFGFLSDHIGRLPALLMSTMSGALGDFITSFVQTLPWFAVSRFISGLSTDTMYYLMYILVFEYLSPKRRTFGLNIILAVFYCFGLMTSPWAAIWIGNWRQYLWLASLPALGVLAYPLLICESAQWLLTKKKYDRAVDCLKKVAKFNGRKVEDSVFDEFVKHYRDKMNEEEKITKQVDTFMGMFRTPRLRRFTLTLLLKSVIITLSCDVINRNMEGLGTSPFKLFSFTSIVYLPAGMTILLLQNHIGRKGMACGALFVGAIITTVTGFLIALFDPKDNAVLLAIMVGLGRFATTVSFDAEIQYAAEIIPTSVRGRAVSNVHVIGLASSAFSFYVIYLAQFYKPLPSIFIGTLMFLGALLCLTLPETLDKKLPENLAEGENFALNEGCLYFPCLNRKQVTSD from the exons ATGGACTTTGATCGCACCCTGGATAAGTGCGGACAGTTTGGGCGATTTCAAATTGTGATACTTTTACTCTATGGTTATACAAATATACTTGGGTCTTTGCATTATTTCTCTCAGACACTTATTACGTTCACCCCAGAGCATTG GTGCGCACACGATGATCTGAAAGATCTGACGATGGATGAGTTACGCCTAGTATACTTTAATATATCGGCTTCGTCGTGCACCATTTTGGATAGGGTGGTCAATGGAACTGGAATAGCAGCCAAAGATGCCAAATGCACTGATTGGATATTCGATTATGAAAGTGACTACAAAAGCATCACAACTGAATTGAAATGGGTGTGCGATCAAGCTCATTTGCCAGCTGTGGGTCAGTCGTTCTTCTTCATGGGCTCTGTGGTAGGGACGATAGTATTTGGTTTCCTCTCGGATCACATTGGACGTTTGCCCGCTCTTCTGATGTCAACCATGTCAGGAGCTCTGGGAGATTTCATCACGTCTTTTGTCCAAACATTACCCTGGTTTGCCGTTTCTAGGTTTATCTCAGGACTCTCCACAGATACCATGTACTATTTGATGTATATTTTGG TGTTCGAGTACCTTAGTCCCAAGCGCCGCACCTTTGGTCTTAACATCATACTTGCTGTCTTCTATTGCTTTGGTCTAATGACTTCACCATGGGCTGCCATTTGGATTGGCAATTGGCGTCAGTATCTATGGTTAGCTTCTCTGCCAGCTCTTGGTGTCCTAGCGTATCCTTTGTTAATCTGTGAAAGTGCCCAATGGCTGTTGACCAAGAAGAAATACGATCGGGCCGTAGACTGCCTCAAGAAGGTCGCCAAGTTCAATGGTCGCAAAGTGGAAGATTCGGTTTTCGATGAGTTCGTTAAACATTATCGCGACAAGATGAACGAGGAGGAGAAGATAACCAAGCAAGTGGACACATTCATGGGCATGTTCCGGACACCACGTTTACGTCGCTTCACACTGACTTTGCTGTTAAAATC AGTAATCATTACACTCTCCTGTGATGTGATCAATAGGAATATGGAGGGTCTGGGTACTTCTCCCTTTAAACTCTTCTCTTTCACCTCAATTGTTTATTTGCCAGCTGGAATGACTATTCTCCTGCTTCAAAATCACATTGGACGAAAGGGAATGGCTTGTGGGGCACTCTTTGTGGGTGCCATTATAACCACAGTCACTGGCTTTCTAATAGCCTTATTCGATCCTAAGGATAATGCTGTACTACTGGCCATAATGGTGGGACTGGGTCGCTTTGCCACCACTGTTTCCTTTGATGCTGAGATTCAATATGCAGCCGAGATTATTCCAACTAGTGTGCGAGGGAGAGCTGTCTCCAATGTCCATGTGATTGGTTTGGCTTCCAGCGCATTCTCTTTTTATGTGATCTATTTGGCCCAATTCTATAAGCCATTGCCATCTATATTTATAGGAACTTTAATGTTCTTAGGAGCCTTGCTATGTCTTACTTTGCCCGAGACTTTGGATAA AAAACTTCCGGAAAATTTGGCTGAAGGTGAAAATTTTGCTCTGAATGAGGGCTGCCTCTACTTTCCCTGTTTAAATCGAAAACAAGTAACTTCagattga
- the LOC6650307 gene encoding organic cation transporter-like protein, whose translation MLEVDKILEKCGDFHRMQWIMLLLFCLINLLSAMHYYSQTIISFVPTYWCADGLAADESRRVAPAKSSCLPLNYNRNSSTDTCEIYNYDLYMGYESYTSDMSWICDQAWKLTLGQSMFFVGSVIGTLSLGYLADIVGRLPILVVANVIAMLGNLLTIWGTNLILFCTFRLISGFATDSNFVMMYILVMEYLRPSLRTIGLSLCIGLFYCLGSMLAPWLAILVQSWRGFLLCTSLPLLLVPLFYFIVPESVQWLISKQKYDQAVACLKRVAQINGRQVIESHFEEFIEECKFSQQHTKCTPNLLDLFKTSRLRRHTLILFFKSMVITLCYDAVSRNVQGLGISPFVMFSLSATTILPACLLLIALQDRIGRKAMASISLLLSGLFISVTGCILFTATTKTSEKTTILLVSLSVIGRFGVTVAYNSGAQYATELIPTCVRGQGVAAVHVAGYAFTFFSAFILYTRSIFPPLPEVILGVISFLGAGLCLLLPETLNRTLPTSLEDGENFGKNDRWFTFSFIERRSQSATTLQSNSGMESTLHF comes from the exons ATGCTGGAGGTGGATAAAATCCTAGAAAAATGCGGCGATTTTCATCGAATGCAATGGATAATGCTGTTGCTATTTTGTCTGATCAATTTGTTATCGGCAATGCATTATTATTCACAGACCATTATTAGTTTTGTGCCCACATACTG GTGTGCGGATGGTTTGGCTGCAGATGAAAGTAGGAGAGTAGCACCTGCTAAATCCAGTTGCCTGCCCTTGAATTACAATCGGAATAGTTCGACAGATACGTGTGAGATCTATAACTATGACTTATACATGGGCTATGAGAGTTATACGAGCGATATGAGTTGGATATGTGATCAAGCATGGAAATTAACTCTGGGACAATCAATGTTCTTTGTGGGCTCTGTGATCGGTACCCTCTCATTGGGTTATCTGGCCGATATAGTGGGCAGATTACCCATCTTGGTAGTAGCCAATGTTATAGCAATGTTGGGAAATCTACTAACCATTTGGGGTACAAATTTAATACTGTTCTGTACATTCCGGCTGATCTCGGGCTTTGCCACGGACAGCAATTTCGTCATGATGTATATATTGG TTATGGAATACCTGCGTCCTTCATTGCGTACCATAGGTCTGAGTCTTTGCATTGGCCTCTTCTATTGCCTGGGCTCAATGCTTGCTCCATGGTTAGCCATTTTGGTGCAAAGTTGGCGTGGCTTCTTACTATGCACCTCATTGCCGCTTCTTCTGGTGCCTCTCTTCTATTTCATAGTACCCGAAAGTGTGCAATGGTTAATCTCTAAGCAGAAATACGATCAAGCCGTGGCCTGCCTTAAACGTGTGGCCCAAATCAATGGCCGACAGGTGATCGAATCTCATTTTGAAGAGTTCATTGAAGAGTGCAAATTCAGTCAACAGCATACAAAGTGCACACCAAATCTGTTGGATCTCTTCAAGACATCAAGATTGCGTCGTCATACAttgatattattttttaaatc CATGGTCATCACCCTCTGCTATGATGCCGTTTCCCGCAATGTTCAGGGTCTTGGCATTTCGCCATTTGTGATGTTCTCGCTGAGTGCCACCACGATATTACCAGCGTGTCTGCTGCTGATTGCTCTGCAAGATCGCATTGGTAGGAAGGCAATGGCATCCATTTCATTACTATTGAGTGGCCTTTTCATATCGGTAACGGGCTGCATACTCTTCACCGCGACCACCAAAACCAGCGAGAAAA CCACCATCCTGCTGGTTTCTCTCTCTGTTATTGGGCGATTTGGTGTGACAGTGGCCTACAATTCTGGAGCTCAATATGCCACTGAACTGATACCGACTTGTGTGCGAGGACAGGGCGTGGCAGCTGTACACGTAGCTGGCTATGCTTTTACCTTCTTCAGCGCCTTTATCCTTTACACTCGCAGCATATTTCCGCCATTGCCAGAGGTGATCTTGGGAGTGATCTCTTTTCTGGGAGCTGGCCTGTGTCTGCTGCTCCCCGAGACATTGAATCGCACATTGCCCACATCGTTGGAGGATGGTGAGAACTTTGGCAAAAATGATCGTTGGTTCACGTTTAGTTTTATTGAGCGACGTTCCCAATCGGCAACGACATTGCAATCCAATTCTGGAATGGAATCAACTCTACACTTTtaa
- the LOC6650071 gene encoding organic cation transporter protein — MDFDRVLDKCGSFGRFQFVILILYGYTNVLSSLHYFSQTLVTFTPEHWCSHDDLRELSVAEVRSIYANITHSSCTVLSEVVNGSGIAADEGICSDWIFDYESDYKSITTELKWVCDQAHLPAVGQSFFFMGCVVGTISFGFLSDHIGRLPTLLMSTLSGALGDFLTSFVNSLPGFAACRFVSGLSTDTMYYLMYILVFEYLSPKRRTFGLNIILAVFYCFGLMTSPWAAIWIGNWRQYLWLASLPALGVLAYPLLICESAQWLLTKKKYDRAVDCLKKVAKFNGRKVEDSVFDEFVKHYREKMNEEEKITKQVDTFMGMFRTPRLRRFTLTLLLKSVIITLSYDVINRNMEGLGTSPFKLFSFTSCVYLPAGFIILLLQNRIGRKGMACGALFVGAIITTVTGFLIAFLNPNENALLLAIMVGLGRFGTTVSYDAEIQYAAEIIPTSVRGRAVSNIHVVGLASSSLSFYVIYMAQFYKPLPSIFISCLMFFGSGLCLTLPETLHKKLPENLADGERFAMNESCFYFPCFHKRRESLTQTADYKSEF; from the exons ATGGATTTCGATAGGGTTTTGGACAAGTGTGGGAGTTTTGGGCGTTTTCAATTTGTTATATTGATTCTATACGGTTATACAAATGTTTTGAGCTCTTTGCACTACTTTTCCCAAACGCTCGTGACTTTTACCCCAGAACATTG GTGTTCACATGATGACTTACGGGAATTGAGTGTAGCAGAAGTTCGTTCTATTTATGCAAACATAACCCATTCTTCTTGCACGGTTCTGAGCGAAGTCGTAAATGGTTCTGGCATTGCAGCCGACGAAGGAATCTGCAGTGATTGGATATTTGACTATGAAAGTGACTACAAAAGCATCACAACTGAATTGAAATGGGTGTGCGATCAAGCTCATTTGCCAGCTGTGGGTCAGTCGTTCTTCTTCATGGGTTGTGTGGTGGGTACGATATCATTTGGTTTCCTCTCGGATCACATTGGACGATTGCCCACCCTTCTGATGTCAACATTGTCCGGAGCTCTGGGAGATTTCCTGACATCGTTTGTGAATTCGTTGCCTGGATTTGCGGCATGCAGATTTGTCTCAGGTCTTTCAACAGATACCATGTACTATTTGATGTATATTTTGG TCTTCGAGTACCTTAGTCCCAAGCGCCGCACCTTTGGTCTTAACATCATACTTGCTGTCTTCTATTGCTTTGGTCTAATGACTTCACCATGGGCTGCCATTTGGATTGGCAATTGGCGTCAGTATCTATGGTTAGCTTCTCTGCCAGCACTTGGTGTCCTAGCGTATCCTTTGTTGATCTGTGAAAGTGCCCAGTGGCTGTTGACCAAGAAGAAATACGATCGGGCCGTAGACTGCCTCAAGAAGGTCGCCAAGTTCAATGGTCGCAAAGTGGAAGATTCGGTTTTCGATGAGTTCGTTAAACATTATCGCGAGAAGATGAACGAGGAGGAGAAGATAACCAAGCAAGTGGACACATTCATGGGCATGTTCCGGACACCACGTTTACGTCGCTTCACACTGACTTTGCTGTTAAAATC gGTGATAATTACTCTATCCTACGATGTGATCAATAGGAATATGGAGGGTCTGGGTACATCACCATTCAAACTCTTCTCTTTCACCTCGTGTGTATATTTGCCCGCCGGATTCATAATTCTCCTTCTCCAGAATCGCATTGGACGCAAGGGAATGGCTTGTGGGGCACTCTTTGTGGGTGCCATTATAACCACAGTCACTGGCTTCCTAATTGCCTTCCTAAATCCAAATGAGAATGCTCTGCTACTGGCCATAATGGTGGGATTGGGTCGTTTTGGCACCACTGTTTCCTATGATGCGGAGATACAATATGCCGCCGAAATTATACCAACCAGTGTTCGAGGGAGAGCCGTGTCCAATATCCATGTGGTGGGATTGGCCTCCAGTTCGTTGTCATTCTATGTGATCTATATGGCCCAGTTCTATAAGCCCTTGCCTTCGATCTTCATCAGTTGCCTGATGTTCTTTGGTTCCGGTTTGTGTCTGACATTGCCGGAAACCCTACATAA aaAATTACCTGAAAATTTAGCCGATGGTGAACGGTTCGCAATGAATGAAAGTTGCTTCTATTTCCCATGCTTTCACAAGCGTCGCGAGAGCTTGACCCAAACGGCGGATTATAAGTCTGAATTTTAA
- the LOC6650305 gene encoding cuticle protein 7: MLKIFLLSTVLGIAYAGVIGPGPYYGPALHGYAGYAPHPGPLPAYVAPAPKAPAPEPYDPDPKYSFGYDIQDGYTGDLKSQHETRHGDVVKGSYSVVDPDGTKRTVDYTADPHHGFNAVVRKEPLAYKPAPAPAHLHLPGPAPAPPLPAVPKAPLLSYPLALTALHRAAPAPAPAPIPVPVAPVTAPAAPHHLPTAHFHAAYPALAHSPFAQYPGPAPAPAPAPLPVDPHAYYHH; the protein is encoded by the exons ATGCTAAAG ATTTTTCTGCTAAGCACTGTGCTTGGCATTGCCTATGCGGGCGTAATTGGTCCTGGGCCATATTATGGACCAGCTTTGCATGGCTATGCGGGCTATGCACCGCATCCAGGACCACTGCCAGCCTATGTGGCACCCG CACCAAAGGCACCAGCACCCGAACCCTACGATCCTGATCCAAAGTATTCCTTTGGCTATGACATACAGGATGGGTATACAGGTGATTTAAAGAGTCAACATGAGACGCGTCATGGTGATGTGGTTAAAGGCAGTTACTCAGTGGTGGATCCGGATGGCACTAAGCGCACAGTGGACTATACAGCCGATCCGCATCATGGTTTTAATGCTGTGGTAAGGAAGGAACCATTGGCTTATAAGCCAGCCCCGGCTCCGGCGCATCTCCATTTGCCAGGACCGGCACCAGCCCCACCTCTACCAGCTGTACCCAAAGCTCCTTTACTCTCCTATCCATTGGCATTGACTGCTCTACATCGTGCTGCTCCAGCCCCGGCCCCGGCCCCGATACCTGTGCCTGTGGCTCCAGTAACCGCGCCCGCAGCTCCTCATCACCTGCCCACTGCTCATTTCCATGCGGCTTATCCTGCTCTTGCCCACAGTCCATTTGCCCAGTATCCAGGTCCGGCTCCTGCCCCAGCTCCAGCTCCCCTTCCCGTTGATCCCCATGCCTACTATCATCACTGA
- the LOC6650308 gene encoding organic cation transporter protein: protein MDFERVLDKCGSFGRYQLILLILYGYTNILSSMHYFSQTIISFTPAHSCVPPQDLYPSGSNVSIQSCSFIDLRDQNEYLCNQWDYELESGYTSITTEMNWICEDGYKLAVGQSFFFVGSVLGTIFFGYLADRIGRLPACILTTLTGALGDFLTSFVSSLPWFSITRFISGLSTDTQYMLMYILVFEYLSPKRRTFGLNIVLACFYSVGLMISPWIAIWVGTWRRYLWAASLPALGVLLYPCLLFESAEWLLTKGKFEKATQTLKRIAKINGRQVDESVFDEFIKHYREKMNSQQESSDTFMGMLRTPRLRKFTIILFLKSAIITVAFDIISRNMEGVGTSPFKLFSYTGVVYLPAGFTIILFQNIIGRKGMACATLLGGAITTAVTGYMVATLDPANHALVLALMVGLGRYGVVLAYDAEAQYAAEIIPTSVRGRGLSNIHVVGYACGFCSSYIIFLGTIFKPLPSIFISILLFIGAALCLTLPETLRKKLPQTLADGEVFGVGEKWYFFPCFHRKTEAPVEEAIEPKKY from the exons ATGGATTTCGAACGGGTGTTGGATAAATGTGGAAGCTTTGGACGCTATCAGTTAATATTGCTGATACTCTATGGCTACACAAACATCTTATCATCGATGCACTATTTCTCACAAACCATCATTAGTTTTACACCAGCACACAG TTGTGTTCCTCCCCAGGACCTTTATCCTTCTGGGTCAAATGTATCTATACAAAGTTGCAGTTTCATAGATTTACGCGATCAAAATGAGTATCTATGCAATCAATGGGATTACGAACTGGAAAGTGGCTATACAAGCATCACAACAGAA ATGAACTGGATCTGCGAGGATGGCTATAAGTTGGCTGTGGGTCAATCATTTTTCTTTGTGGGCTCCGTTTTAGGCACCATATTCTTTGGCTATCTGGCCGATCGTATTGGCCGTTTGCCAGCTTGCATCTTAACCACACTAACTGGAGCTTTGGGCGACTTTCTTACATCATTTGTCAGTTCATTACCTTGGTTTTCCATAACACGCTTTATATCGGGCCTATCCACAGATACTCAGTATATGTTGATGTATATTTTGG TCTTCGAGTACCTGAGTCCCAAACGACGCACATTTGGTCTTAATATTGTGCTGGCTTGTTTCTATAGTGTCGGTCTGATGATTTCTCCGTGGATAGCCATTTGGGTGGGCACCTGGCGCAGGTATCTCTGGGCTGCCTCATTGCCAGCTTTGGGTGTTCTACTCTATCCCTGTCTGCTCTTCGAGAGTGCCGAATGGCTGCTGACCAAAGGTAAATTCGAAAAGGCTACACAAACATTGAAACGCATAGCCAAAATCAATGGTCGCCAAGTGGACGAATCGGTATTTGATGAATTCATCAAGCATTATCGTGAGAAAATGAATAGTCAACAGGAGTCCTCTGATACATTTATGGGAATGCTAAGGACACCGCGATTGAGAAAGTTTACCATCATTCTATTCCTCAAGTC AGCGATTATCACAGTGGCCTTTGATATAATTAGTCGTAATATGGAAGGAGTGGGCACTTCACCCTTCAAACTCTTCTCCTACACTGGCGTAGTGTACTTGCCCGCCGGTTTTACCATTATCTTATTCCAAAATATCATAGGACGCAAGGGTATGGCTTGTGCCACACTGCTAGGAGGAGCAATCACTACAGCTGTCACTGGCTACATGGTGGCCACATTGGATCCAGCTAATCATGCTCTGGTCTTGGCTCTAATGGTCGGTCTTGGACGTTATGGTGTCGTCTTGGCCTATGATGCTGAAGCCCAATATGCGGCTGAGATTATACCGACCAGTGTTCGAGGACGAGGACTCTCGAATATTCATGTAGTTGGTTATGCCTGTGGTTTCTGTAGTTCGTATATTATTTTCTTGGGAACCATTTTCAAGCCTTTACCCTCAATATTTATAAGCATATTGCTGTTCATCGGAGCTGCCCTGTGTCTCACATTACCAGAGACTTTAAGAAA gaaaCTTCCACAAACTCTGGCCGATGGTGAGGTGTTTGGTGTTGGTGAAAAATGGTATTTCTTTCCCTGTTTCCATCGAAAGACTGAGGCCCCCGTAGAGGAGGCCATAGAGCCGAAAAAGTACTAA